One part of the Treponema peruense genome encodes these proteins:
- a CDS encoding cysteine hydrolase family protein, whose product MNKTEKKDLLLVVDMQNVYRKGGKWQCTNTDGAASNIIRIIDSQKADVIFTEFIACEKAAGVWADYNIKYADVNSDREANLINPLLVAYAQKYPLYKKGVYSSLSVPEVLSEAKKHERVVITGVVAECCVLSTVFALIDAGIYTVYLTDAVSGLDAPKEKATELILSGLSPLHLKMCTTAEYLSE is encoded by the coding sequence ATGAACAAAACAGAAAAAAAAGATCTGCTTCTGGTCGTGGATATGCAGAATGTCTACAGAAAGGGCGGCAAATGGCAGTGCACAAATACAGACGGGGCCGCCTCCAATATAATCAGAATCATTGATTCACAAAAAGCAGACGTAATTTTTACAGAATTCATTGCATGTGAAAAGGCCGCCGGAGTCTGGGCAGATTACAATATAAAATATGCAGACGTCAATTCAGACCGTGAAGCCAATCTCATTAATCCGCTTCTGGTCGCTTATGCACAAAAATATCCGCTGTACAAAAAAGGAGTGTATTCTTCGCTGTCTGTTCCCGAAGTGCTGTCTGAGGCAAAAAAACATGAGCGGGTTGTAATAACAGGTGTTGTAGCCGAATGCTGCGTTCTTTCAACAGTTTTTGCGCTTATTGACGCGGGAATCTACACTGTTTACCTTACCGACGCCGTTTCCGGACTGGATGCCCCCAAAGAAAAGGCAACAGAACTTATTCTTTCGGGACTTTCTCCGCTTCATTTGAAGATGTGCACTACCGCGGAATATCTTTCTGAATAA
- the lexA gene encoding transcriptional repressor LexA codes for MRSLTDRQREVLDYIAQFTEDNVYPPTVREIGDHFEISLRAVQDHIAALQKKGYLSQSQKRCSRSIRVIKDERVKESAPFTSKIPVLGNVAAGRPLLSEENLDGYVNLSEPFVRPGKEYFALHVHGTSMINAGILDGDLAVIEVAHVASEGQIVVAVIDNAITLKRFYREASRVRLQPENPDFQPIYCQEVRIVGILSSIVRTY; via the coding sequence ATGAGAAGTCTTACAGACCGGCAGCGTGAAGTTCTTGACTATATTGCTCAGTTTACGGAAGACAATGTTTATCCGCCTACGGTTAGAGAGATAGGTGATCACTTCGAAATTTCGCTTCGTGCTGTACAGGATCATATTGCTGCCCTTCAGAAAAAGGGGTATCTCTCCCAAAGCCAGAAGCGCTGTTCCCGTTCAATCCGTGTTATAAAAGATGAACGCGTAAAGGAATCCGCTCCGTTTACATCAAAAATTCCTGTTCTTGGAAATGTTGCTGCAGGAAGACCTCTTTTAAGCGAAGAAAATCTTGACGGTTATGTAAATCTTTCAGAACCGTTTGTAAGACCCGGCAAAGAATATTTTGCCCTTCATGTGCACGGAACCAGTATGATAAATGCCGGAATCCTTGACGGAGATCTTGCGGTAATAGAAGTTGCCCACGTTGCTTCGGAAGGACAGATTGTTGTTGCCGTAATAGACAATGCAATTACATTGAAAAGATTTTACCGTGAAGCTTCCAGAGTGCGTCTTCAGCCCGAAAATCCTGACTTTCAGCCCATTTACTGTCAGGAAGTCCGCATCGTCGGAATCCTTTCCAGCATAGTCCGTACTTACTGA
- the groL gene encoding chaperonin GroEL (60 kDa chaperone family; promotes refolding of misfolded polypeptides especially under stressful conditions; forms two stacked rings of heptamers to form a barrel-shaped 14mer; ends can be capped by GroES; misfolded proteins enter the barrel where they are refolded when GroES binds), whose amino-acid sequence MAKQLIYNEDARKKMLSGVEQIARAVKVTLGPCGRLVMLDKKYGAPTITKDGVSVAKEVELKDPYENMGAQLVKEVASKTNDVAGDGTTTATVLAYAIVREGLKAVSAGMTPIEIKRGIDKATAIAIEEVKKNSRAVKGNDDITHVATISANNDPEIGKILADAIEKVGKDGVITVEESKNMDTTVKTVEGMQFDRGYISSYFVNDRERMECDYSDAYILIHDEKISTMKDLLPLLEKVAQTGKPLVIIAEDLDGEALATLVVNSIRGTLKCCAVKAPGFGDRRKEMLQDIAILTGGKVITKDLGLKLETTELADLGHAKSVKIDKDNTIIVDGAGDKKAIADRVAEIKSQIEKSTSDYDKEKLKERLAKLSGGVAVIHIGAITETEMKEKKFRVEDTLAATRAALEEGIVSGGGLALIEASKVLDENKAGLVGDEKVGFRIVKRALEEPIRQIADNAGLDGSVIADKAKNEKPGVGFNAARQEWVNMMDAGIIDPAKVTRCALQNAASVSGMLLTTECAITDIPEPPAPAPAGQPGMGDMGGMY is encoded by the coding sequence ATGGCTAAACAGTTGATTTACAATGAAGATGCCCGCAAAAAGATGCTGAGCGGTGTTGAACAGATTGCCCGCGCAGTTAAAGTTACACTTGGTCCCTGCGGACGCCTTGTAATGCTTGATAAAAAGTATGGCGCACCTACAATCACAAAGGACGGCGTTTCTGTAGCAAAAGAAGTAGAACTCAAAGATCCGTATGAAAACATGGGCGCACAGCTCGTAAAAGAAGTTGCTTCAAAGACAAACGATGTTGCCGGAGACGGAACAACAACAGCTACAGTTCTTGCCTATGCTATTGTACGCGAAGGACTCAAGGCTGTTTCTGCCGGAATGACACCGATTGAAATCAAACGCGGTATCGACAAGGCAACAGCAATTGCAATCGAAGAAGTAAAGAAAAATTCACGCGCCGTAAAGGGCAATGATGATATTACACACGTTGCAACTATTTCTGCAAACAACGACCCCGAAATTGGTAAAATTCTTGCCGATGCCATCGAAAAGGTAGGAAAAGACGGCGTTATTACTGTAGAAGAGTCAAAGAACATGGACACAACAGTAAAGACTGTAGAAGGAATGCAGTTCGACCGTGGATACATTTCATCTTATTTCGTAAACGACCGCGAGAGAATGGAATGTGACTACAGCGATGCTTACATTCTTATTCACGACGAAAAAATTTCTACAATGAAAGACCTGCTTCCTCTTCTTGAGAAAGTAGCCCAGACAGGAAAGCCGCTTGTAATTATAGCCGAAGATCTCGACGGTGAAGCTCTCGCTACACTGGTTGTAAACAGCATCCGCGGAACACTCAAGTGCTGCGCAGTAAAGGCTCCGGGATTCGGTGACAGAAGAAAGGAAATGCTTCAGGATATAGCAATCCTTACAGGCGGAAAAGTAATTACAAAGGACCTCGGACTCAAGCTCGAAACAACCGAACTTGCAGATCTTGGACATGCAAAGTCTGTAAAAATCGACAAGGACAATACAATTATCGTTGACGGTGCCGGAGACAAAAAGGCAATTGCAGACCGCGTTGCAGAAATCAAGAGCCAGATAGAAAAGTCTACATCTGACTACGACAAAGAAAAGCTCAAGGAACGCCTTGCAAAACTTTCAGGCGGAGTTGCCGTAATTCACATCGGTGCAATTACAGAAACCGAGATGAAAGAAAAGAAGTTCCGCGTAGAAGATACTCTTGCCGCAACACGCGCAGCCCTCGAAGAAGGAATTGTTTCTGGAGGCGGACTTGCACTTATTGAAGCAAGCAAAGTTCTTGATGAAAACAAGGCCGGACTTGTCGGTGACGAAAAGGTCGGTTTCAGAATTGTAAAGCGCGCTCTCGAAGAACCAATCCGCCAGATTGCAGACAATGCAGGTCTTGACGGTAGCGTTATTGCAGACAAGGCAAAGAACGAAAAACCGGGCGTTGGTTTCAATGCAGCCCGCCAGGAATGGGTAAACATGATGGACGCCGGAATTATTGACCCTGCAAAGGTAACACGCTGTGCCCTCCAGAATGCTGCATCTGTTTCAGGAATGCTTCTTACAACAGAATGTGCTATTACAGACATCCCAGAACCGCCGGCACCAGCTCCTGCAGGACAGCCTGGCATGGGTGATATGGGCGGAATGTACTGA
- a CDS encoding cytidylate kinase-like family protein, giving the protein MAVIAISRQVAALGDEIAAAAARKLGYKFIDRKQIEEKIVQLGFPKEKLSKYDEKKPGFFASLVKDRDEYLNYLQCAVLEAASEGNCILIGRGAFIILENLPNLLSFRFIAKDSVRMERLKTEFSWNDKQAQARITESDSNRRGFHKSFFNLEHEDPQHFILTMNTGILTVPEAAGIIENLVKTCITSEKEAEGKKMVANLLKCQRLVNQLLFEYKVGINFLHAVSDSSGSFITLQGVADSQAAVDRTVQLAAKILPSCSIKSAITVVQDFKNYQ; this is encoded by the coding sequence ATGGCAGTAATCGCAATTTCAAGACAGGTCGCAGCTCTTGGTGACGAAATAGCCGCCGCCGCTGCAAGGAAGTTGGGCTATAAATTCATAGACCGCAAGCAAATAGAGGAAAAAATAGTTCAGCTTGGTTTTCCTAAGGAAAAACTTTCAAAATATGATGAAAAGAAGCCGGGTTTTTTTGCCAGCCTTGTAAAAGATCGTGACGAATATCTGAACTACCTCCAGTGTGCAGTACTTGAAGCTGCGTCAGAAGGAAACTGTATTCTTATAGGACGCGGAGCCTTTATTATCTTGGAAAATCTGCCCAATCTGCTTTCGTTCAGGTTTATTGCCAAGGATTCAGTCCGCATGGAACGCCTCAAGACTGAATTTTCATGGAACGACAAGCAGGCTCAGGCTAGAATTACCGAAAGCGATTCAAACCGCCGCGGATTCCACAAAAGCTTTTTTAATCTTGAACACGAGGACCCGCAGCATTTTATTCTTACAATGAACACAGGAATTCTTACCGTTCCTGAAGCAGCCGGAATAATAGAAAATCTAGTAAAAACCTGCATCACTTCCGAAAAAGAAGCAGAAGGCAAAAAAATGGTCGCAAATCTGCTTAAGTGCCAGCGCCTTGTAAACCAGCTTCTGTTTGAATATAAAGTCGGAATAAATTTCCTTCACGCGGTATCAGATTCTTCAGGAAGCTTTATTACCCTTCAGGGAGTTGCAGATTCTCAGGCTGCCGTAGACAGAACAGTTCAACTTGCGGCAAAAATTCTTCCGTCATGCAGCATAAAATCTGCAATTACTGTAGTTCAGGATTTCAAGAATTATCAGTAG
- a CDS encoding HPr family phosphocarrier protein has product MTEKILTVRNRAGIHARPAALIAQTANKFASEIILEKDTTTVNAKSIMGVITMAAGYNTTLTLKADGSDEKEASNAIYNLFESKFEEE; this is encoded by the coding sequence GTGACAGAAAAAATTCTTACAGTTCGTAACCGCGCAGGAATTCATGCAAGACCGGCGGCGCTTATTGCCCAGACTGCAAACAAATTTGCATCAGAAATTATTCTTGAAAAAGATACGACTACAGTCAATGCAAAGTCAATTATGGGCGTCATTACAATGGCTGCCGGCTATAATACAACTCTTACACTCAAAGCCGACGGATCTGATGAAAAAGAAGCCAGCAACGCAATTTACAATCTCTTTGAATCAAAATTTGAAGAGGAATAA
- the hprK gene encoding HPr(Ser) kinase/phosphatase: MSDKKITVLDLLDLDLKGHNSLNLHCIAGRMGLSRALTVPDINRPGLALSGFYDSFAYQRVQLFGRGEFAYLKKLNFEGNIETIKQFFSYGIPCAIFTHSITPDDTFLSIAEHAGCAILQTDLESTEFSSRLLRVFSNLFAPKKTMHGVFVEVYGIGILLTGDSGVGKSETALELVERGHRLVADDIVEIRCVNGNSILGQGANKLISHHMEIRGLGIINISQLYGVGAIREQKEVQLVVKLETWDQNKIYDRLGTDAHTTDLLGVKIPLIEIPVKPGRNLPIIIEAAAMNERLKSMGYYSAREFNQNILKWIETGEAQNAYYGSEDSY, translated from the coding sequence ATGTCTGATAAAAAGATTACAGTTCTTGATCTTCTGGATCTCGATCTTAAGGGACATAACTCACTCAATCTTCACTGCATTGCCGGGCGCATGGGGCTTTCAAGGGCTCTTACCGTTCCCGACATCAACAGGCCCGGACTTGCGCTTTCGGGTTTTTATGATTCGTTTGCATATCAGAGAGTACAGCTTTTTGGTCGCGGTGAATTTGCCTATCTTAAAAAACTCAACTTCGAAGGCAATATCGAAACAATCAAACAGTTTTTTTCCTATGGTATTCCGTGCGCAATTTTTACGCACAGCATAACTCCCGACGATACATTCCTTTCAATAGCAGAACATGCCGGTTGTGCCATTCTTCAGACCGACCTTGAATCAACAGAATTTTCAAGCAGACTTTTACGCGTATTTTCAAACCTGTTTGCCCCAAAAAAAACAATGCACGGGGTTTTTGTAGAAGTCTACGGAATCGGAATTCTTCTTACGGGTGACAGCGGTGTAGGTAAAAGTGAAACAGCCTTGGAACTTGTAGAGCGCGGCCACCGTCTTGTTGCAGATGACATTGTTGAAATACGCTGCGTTAATGGAAACAGTATTCTGGGGCAGGGTGCAAACAAACTTATAAGCCACCACATGGAAATACGCGGACTTGGAATCATAAACATTTCACAGCTGTACGGCGTAGGTGCAATCCGCGAGCAGAAAGAAGTACAGCTCGTAGTAAAACTTGAAACCTGGGATCAGAATAAGATTTATGACCGCCTTGGAACAGATGCGCACACAACAGACCTTCTTGGCGTTAAGATTCCTCTCATTGAGATTCCGGTAAAACCCGGCCGTAATCTTCCAATTATTATCGAGGCAGCGGCAATGAACGAAAGACTTAAGTCAATGGGTTATTATTCCGCACGGGAATTTAATCAGAATATCTTAAAGTGGATAGAAACCGGAGAGGCTCAGAATGCTTATTATGGAAGTGAAGATTCTTATTAA
- a CDS encoding LysM peptidoglycan-binding domain-containing protein, which yields MKKIAMLILSAAVTVSAALAASYTNNTYQKLAKEYTVKAQNALDAGEYVLAEEYAAKAQENAALSDSYIKMMISKDSASKNMTLAKNRLEYVKKIRGDVNFPIAYEAASGFYASAQKSFESEDFEAASVSSKKVIETLADVHEITPLPKYYIVRPWATDRDCFWNISGRPFVYNNPFLWENLYEANKSALPKPEDPNLILPGMKMEIPSLSGEYRDGVYTPGVKYEPFKPVK from the coding sequence ATGAAAAAAATAGCAATGCTTATACTGTCTGCTGCAGTAACTGTTTCTGCGGCACTTGCAGCAAGTTATACAAACAATACGTACCAGAAGCTTGCAAAAGAGTATACTGTAAAAGCACAGAATGCTCTTGACGCAGGGGAATACGTACTTGCAGAAGAATATGCCGCAAAGGCGCAGGAAAATGCAGCCCTGTCAGATTCTTACATCAAGATGATGATTAGCAAAGATTCAGCATCAAAGAATATGACTCTTGCAAAAAACAGGCTTGAATATGTAAAGAAAATTCGCGGTGACGTAAATTTCCCCATAGCATACGAAGCTGCATCCGGTTTTTATGCATCGGCACAGAAGTCTTTTGAATCAGAAGATTTTGAAGCCGCTTCTGTTTCATCAAAAAAAGTTATTGAAACACTTGCAGATGTTCATGAAATAACACCGCTTCCAAAATATTATATTGTTCGTCCGTGGGCAACAGACAGGGACTGCTTCTGGAATATATCAGGTCGTCCGTTTGTATACAACAATCCGTTCCTGTGGGAAAATCTCTACGAAGCAAACAAGTCCGCACTTCCAAAGCCTGAAGACCCAAATCTTATTCTTCCCGGAATGAAGATGGAAATTCCGTCTCTTTCAGGAGAATACCGCGATGGTGTCTATACTCCGGGCGTAAAGTACGAACCGTTCAAACCTGTAAAATAA
- a CDS encoding class I SAM-dependent methyltransferase, whose protein sequence is MKKHTEWFENENFWLNYGPIMFDSQHWAEARGIAQRCTDIAKLGRGDSVLDVCCGPGRISVELALCGMEVTGVDITQPFLDAAAETAEDENVSLNLINADMRKFSSRKKFDAAVNIYNSFGYCDSVSDDTLILKKVAAALKKGGTFILECISRETAVKYFTEGEWFERAGKTVLTEFKVTGAWEGLSSKWILIDSDGKRMEHVFIQRLYSAAELRDTMLHCGFSEVAVYGGFDLSAYDQNAKTMVIVAKK, encoded by the coding sequence ATGAAAAAACATACGGAATGGTTTGAAAACGAAAACTTCTGGCTGAATTACGGTCCCATTATGTTTGACTCACAACATTGGGCAGAAGCCAGGGGAATTGCCCAGCGGTGTACTGATATAGCAAAACTGGGTCGCGGAGATTCTGTTTTGGACGTATGCTGCGGTCCCGGAAGAATAAGTGTTGAGCTGGCGCTCTGTGGAATGGAAGTTACCGGCGTTGACATAACACAGCCCTTTTTGGACGCTGCGGCTGAAACTGCAGAAGATGAAAATGTTTCACTAAACCTTATCAACGCTGATATGAGGAAATTTTCAAGCAGAAAAAAATTTGATGCCGCAGTCAATATATATAATTCGTTCGGGTACTGCGACAGCGTTTCGGACGATACGCTTATCTTAAAGAAAGTAGCGGCTGCCCTAAAAAAAGGCGGCACTTTTATTCTGGAATGCATAAGCCGTGAAACTGCCGTAAAATATTTTACTGAAGGCGAATGGTTTGAACGTGCAGGAAAGACAGTCCTCACCGAATTCAAGGTAACAGGAGCGTGGGAAGGACTCAGTTCAAAATGGATTCTGATTGATTCTGACGGAAAAAGAATGGAACACGTTTTTATACAGAGACTTTATTCCGCAGCGGAACTGCGCGACACTATGCTTCACTGCGGCTTTTCAGAAGTGGCGGTTTACGGCGGGTTTGATCTGTCTGCCTACGACCAGAATGCAAAAACCATGGTTATTGTTGCAAAAAAGTAG
- the holA gene encoding DNA polymerase III subunit delta: MAESKVYLFTGPEAGEKSDAINVLREDAVKKNGSIDEYKYYATDTRITDVVSQLRNASLFSPALFIVLRNAESIKLKSDTDLLSDWVKASSDSPNVLVLVSDENSVDKKLESKIPAANKKIFWEMFENQKPQWLQNFLRKNGYSADAEAIELILDMVENNTESLRSECSRFFYCFEKGHRISVSDVEKILAHNRTENAFTLFEAMADSSRSPAQRLETSLDILQKIRASRDSNSVALISGLLYSFRQLRTWHVLHSGSKTPSEQELRAAGFIGKKNQARYMSAARVWGFGTVSSIIALLDSSDIENRETGAALEDTRLFMAIYSIVIKNGLFFSEYSDF; encoded by the coding sequence ATGGCTGAATCAAAAGTCTATCTGTTTACCGGACCCGAAGCCGGCGAAAAAAGCGATGCCATAAATGTACTGCGCGAAGATGCCGTAAAGAAAAACGGATCCATTGACGAGTACAAGTATTATGCAACCGACACAAGAATTACAGATGTCGTTTCCCAGCTTAGAAATGCAAGTCTTTTTTCCCCAGCACTGTTCATTGTCCTTCGCAATGCCGAAAGCATAAAGTTAAAGTCAGACACCGATCTTCTTTCAGACTGGGTAAAAGCATCTTCTGACAGTCCCAACGTTCTTGTCCTTGTTTCCGACGAAAATTCCGTGGACAAAAAGCTTGAATCAAAAATTCCAGCTGCAAACAAAAAAATCTTCTGGGAAATGTTCGAAAACCAGAAGCCGCAGTGGCTGCAGAACTTTTTACGCAAAAACGGGTATTCCGCCGATGCCGAAGCCATAGAGCTCATTCTTGACATGGTGGAAAACAATACCGAAAGCCTTCGTTCCGAATGTTCCAGATTTTTCTATTGTTTTGAAAAAGGACACAGAATATCAGTTTCTGACGTAGAAAAAATTCTTGCGCATAACAGAACAGAAAATGCATTTACATTATTCGAAGCAATGGCAGATTCTTCGCGTTCTCCGGCCCAGCGTCTTGAAACATCACTGGACATTCTTCAGAAAATCAGGGCTTCCCGCGATTCCAACAGTGTGGCTCTTATTTCTGGACTTTTGTACAGTTTCCGCCAGCTCAGAACCTGGCACGTGCTTCATTCAGGTTCAAAAACTCCTTCAGAACAGGAACTCCGCGCTGCAGGTTTTATCGGCAAAAAAAATCAGGCAAGATATATGTCTGCTGCAAGAGTATGGGGATTTGGCACAGTTTCTTCCATAATTGCGCTTCTGGACTCGTCAGATATAGAAAACAGGGAAACAGGAGCCGCACTTGAAGATACAAGGCTTTTTATGGCCATATATTCTATTGTAATCAAGAACGGCCTGTTTTTTTCAGAATATTCAGACTTCTAG
- the pgsA gene encoding CDP-diacylglycerol--glycerol-3-phosphate 3-phosphatidyltransferase → MKTSNKFTLSRIILAPVIFLIYYIPVWVGAAAGSPLSVASVCVAIPLLAFAEFTDYLDGHFARKHNEVSDFGKMFDPFADVFLHLSMFTCFVFAGYMPVVFYVFIFYREFGQNFLRMVAAKQGTAIAARKGGKLKTVMYVAACFFALIQEFLVRTGLSSSLSLNMQLLKYIGWGFFGVCVLLAYISFIDYLKNFGKLLKSAAE, encoded by the coding sequence ATGAAGACATCGAATAAATTTACACTTTCAAGAATAATTTTGGCGCCGGTGATTTTTTTAATTTATTATATTCCGGTCTGGGTTGGGGCTGCTGCAGGATCGCCTTTGTCAGTAGCGTCAGTTTGTGTTGCAATCCCTTTGCTGGCTTTTGCTGAATTCACTGACTATCTGGACGGACATTTTGCCAGAAAACACAATGAAGTCAGCGATTTCGGAAAAATGTTCGATCCGTTTGCCGATGTATTTTTACATTTATCTATGTTTACATGCTTTGTTTTTGCAGGTTACATGCCGGTTGTGTTTTATGTTTTTATATTTTACCGTGAATTCGGCCAGAATTTCCTGCGTATGGTTGCGGCCAAACAGGGAACAGCCATTGCTGCCAGAAAGGGCGGAAAACTCAAAACTGTAATGTATGTGGCAGCCTGTTTTTTTGCACTTATTCAGGAATTTCTTGTAAGAACAGGTCTTTCCTCTTCACTCAGCCTGAATATGCAGCTTTTGAAATACATAGGCTGGGGGTTCTTCGGCGTTTGTGTTCTTCTTGCATACATTTCATTCATTGACTATTTGAAAAACTTCGGAAAACTTCTTAAATCAGCCGCGGAATAA
- a CDS encoding ABC transporter permease: protein MAFLISLGLFLQVAVQTGTHILLGILGGILFEKAGNTNLGTEGMMLMGASLGYYAGILTGSPQLAVLYAGLAGTCGALIYAFITITLRGNQVVTGLVLATFGTGISSYLGKTLTATPLPSSITKAFAPVKIPLLSEIPVLGPMLFDQSPYVYFSVILAAVLFFYYKYTRWGLNVRAIGENPAAADASGINVTLYKYIHVLAGGFVCGLAGAYLSLVFVPRWQENITAGAGWISIALVIFCSWNPLKAIAAAWAFGALKGLTFKFQSITVGTSVIALSPQLLDMIPYFATIIVLVCMGLGSKKGSRAPAALGESYFREDR, encoded by the coding sequence ATGGCTTTTCTTATATCACTGGGACTTTTTCTTCAGGTTGCTGTTCAGACCGGCACACATATTCTTCTTGGAATCCTCGGCGGAATTCTTTTTGAAAAGGCAGGAAATACCAATCTTGGTACAGAAGGAATGATGCTTATGGGCGCTTCACTCGGTTACTATGCGGGTATTCTTACCGGCAGTCCTCAGCTGGCAGTTTTGTATGCAGGCTTAGCCGGAACCTGCGGTGCTCTCATCTATGCTTTCATTACAATTACACTCCGCGGAAACCAGGTAGTTACGGGACTTGTTCTTGCCACTTTTGGAACAGGAATTTCAAGTTACCTCGGTAAAACACTTACAGCCACGCCTCTTCCGTCTTCCATTACAAAAGCCTTTGCTCCGGTAAAGATTCCGCTTCTTTCAGAAATTCCGGTTCTTGGACCTATGCTTTTTGACCAGAGCCCGTATGTTTATTTTTCAGTAATTCTTGCAGCTGTACTTTTCTTCTATTACAAGTACACGCGCTGGGGACTTAACGTAAGAGCCATCGGTGAAAATCCGGCTGCAGCAGATGCTTCGGGAATAAACGTTACTCTTTATAAATACATTCATGTTCTTGCAGGAGGCTTTGTCTGCGGACTTGCGGGTGCATATCTTTCGCTCGTGTTCGTTCCGCGCTGGCAGGAAAATATAACCGCCGGTGCAGGATGGATTTCAATTGCGCTCGTAATATTCTGTTCGTGGAATCCTCTTAAGGCAATTGCGGCAGCCTGGGCCTTCGGTGCATTGAAGGGGCTTACCTTCAAGTTCCAGAGCATTACTGTGGGAACTTCTGTTATTGCACTTTCGCCGCAGCTTCTGGACATGATACCTTACTTTGCAACAATAATTGTTCTTGTCTGTATGGGCCTCGGTTCAAAAAAAGGAAGCCGTGCTCCTGCAGCTTTGGGTGAGAGTTACTTCAGGGAAGACCGCTAG
- a CDS encoding NUDIX hydrolase has product MNDIELTWNETERNEILKTPVFTVTERTSAGPGGRKGKYIVNEAPDWVIVIPVSGENFLMVKQWRHGEKALSIEFPGGVIDKGESPQEGAVRELREETGASAKKLTLLGKMNPNPALFANHVYVFCAENLVFSGIQDLDADECLNYMQIPQSEVIEKIGTAEYPHALMASALALFMRTDRRR; this is encoded by the coding sequence ATGAACGACATTGAATTGACATGGAACGAAACAGAACGGAATGAAATTTTAAAGACACCTGTTTTTACTGTTACAGAAAGAACGAGTGCAGGTCCCGGCGGAAGAAAAGGAAAATATATTGTTAACGAAGCCCCGGACTGGGTAATTGTTATTCCTGTAAGCGGGGAAAATTTTCTTATGGTAAAGCAATGGCGGCACGGAGAAAAAGCGCTGAGCATTGAGTTTCCAGGCGGGGTTATTGACAAAGGAGAAAGTCCGCAGGAAGGAGCTGTCAGGGAATTAAGGGAAGAAACAGGCGCTTCTGCAAAAAAACTGACTCTTTTGGGAAAAATGAACCCGAATCCGGCACTTTTTGCAAACCATGTATATGTTTTTTGCGCAGAAAACCTTGTTTTTTCGGGAATTCAGGATTTGGATGCGGACGAATGCTTAAACTACATGCAGATACCGCAGTCTGAAGTTATTGAAAAAATCGGTACGGCGGAATATCCCCATGCCCTTATGGCAAGCGCGCTCGCACTTTTTATGAGGACAGACCGCCGCCGGTAA
- a CDS encoding YdbC family protein, protein MADDFSFSIEQKFGVLSTSKKGWNLELNSVSWGGRPAKYDIRSWDAEHAKMGKGVTLTKEELKALRDILGGMNLD, encoded by the coding sequence ATGGCTGACGATTTTTCATTCAGTATCGAACAGAAATTCGGTGTGCTGTCTACGTCAAAAAAAGGATGGAATCTTGAACTCAATTCGGTTTCCTGGGGCGGCCGTCCTGCAAAATACGATATCCGTTCGTGGGATGCGGAACATGCAAAAATGGGAAAAGGCGTCACTTTAACCAAAGAAGAATTGAAGGCACTCCGTGATATTCTTGGCGGAATGAATCTGGACTAG